The following proteins are co-located in the Megalops cyprinoides isolate fMegCyp1 chromosome 15, fMegCyp1.pri, whole genome shotgun sequence genome:
- the LOC118790013 gene encoding regulating synaptic membrane exocytosis protein 1-like isoform X5 → MRAHTKGLALREEGLADRRGGGEGGGERKPPLENHRSYSVDRADRTVGGGGVQGGPQSKQNHGPPTPAAVRAGPAVSTAPPDLREPPDWGRKPQGHLDPGAAALLRKAKREKMESMLRNDSLSSDQSESLRPPPPRPYKTKRGANKRQMSVSSSEEEGGSTPEYTSCEDVEIESVSEKGDWECYPLDPTVWHHPVTWQPSKEGDHLIGRITLSKRSVMPKETGALLGLKVVGGKITESGRLGAFITKVKKGSLADVVGHLRAGDEVLQWNGKSLPGATKKEVYNIILESKTEPQVEIVVSRPIGDIPRIPETSHPPLESSSSSFESQKMERPAISVVSPTSPGTLRDAPQLLPGQLSVKLWYDKVGHQLIVNVLQATDLPARLDGRPRNPYVKMYFLPDRSDKSKRRTKTVKKSSEPKWNQTFIYSHVHRRDFRERMLEITVWDQPRVQEEESDFLGEILIELETALLDDKPHWYKLQTHDVSSLPLPHPSPYLPRRHIHTDSPSKKLQRSQRITDADYDDGIGVVSTAGEGRSRERERERERDRSSTLAVPEQQRATHHRSRSVSPHREDQDRPRSRPPSVPLQRSLDEIHHGRQSRSPTRYRGHQDRDYPDDSEVIMLHRTVRGRSAECLHTQRSSARYSKTLPPKMPLLVNGIHKDIYSDLQPGLDRVRSASTNCLRPDTSFHSPERERAHPHGSPSTAPSTGTPTPGRRGRQLPQLPAKSSSIEQEQVDNLSDEKVLAVEERARQMQMQMRGHSYRTVAKSSQESARELKNKRELYKEQRRSCDNVSAKSSDSDISDVSAISHASSASRISSTSYMSIQSERPRGRLSRQMRPSGRSMLKSTSVSGEIYSLERTDGSQSDTALGTLGAASKKRRSSLSARVVAIVGLPSRRSRSTSQLSQTEAASKKSKGQIQRSQETGMAVEYPRNAMARQASRESTDGSMNSYSSEGNLIFSGVRLGADSQFSDFLDGLGPAQLVGRQTLATPAMGDIQIGLMDKKGQLEVEVIRARGLTPKPGSKSLPAPYVKVYLLDNGACKAKKKTKIARKTLDPLYQQALLFDESPQGKVLQVIVWGDYGRMDHKCFMGVAQILLEELDLSSTVIGWYKLFPPSSLVDPTLAPLTRRASQSSLDSSSGPPGIRS, encoded by the exons ATGCGGGCCCACACCAAGGGGCTGGCGCTCAGGGAGGAGGGCCTGGCGGACAGGCGAGGCGGAGGCGAGGGCGGGGGCGAACGCAAGCCGCCCCTGGAGAACCACCGCTCCTACTCCGTGGACAGGGCGGACAGGACcgtggggggtggaggggtgcaGGGCGGCCCCCAGTCCAAACAGAACCACGGGCCGCCGACCCCTGCGGCTGTCCGGGCGGGGCCGGCCGTTTCCACGGCGCCGCCGGACCTCAGGGAGCCCCCGGACTGGGGCAGGAAGCCGCAGGGCCACCTGGACCCCGGCGCCGCCGCCCTCCTGCGCAAGGCCAAGCGGGAGAAGATGGAGAGCATGCTGCGCAACGATTCGCTCAGCTCCGACCAATCCGAGTCCCTGCgcccgcccccgccccgcccctaCAAGACCAAGCGCGGCGCCAACAAGCGGCAGATGTCGGTCAGCAGCTCGGAGGAGGAGGGCGGCTCCACGCCCGAGTACACCAGCTGCGAGGACGTGGAGATTGAGAGCGTCAGCGAGAAAG gTGACTGGGAGTGCTATCCCCTGGACCCAACCGTGTGGCAT CATCCTGTTACATGGCAACCGTCCAAGGAAGGTGATCATTTAATCGGGAGGATCACTCTGAGCAAAAGATCAGTGATGCCAAAGGAGACTGGCGCTCTGCTGGGACTAAAG GTCGTGGGGGGCAAGATCACGGAGTCGGGAAGACTAGGGGCCTTCATCACCAAAGTCAAAAAGGGAAGCCTTGCTGATGTGGTGGGGCATCTACGGGCAG GTGATGAGGTGCTTCAGTGGAACGGGAAGTCGTTGCCAGGAGCAACTAAGAAAGAAGTTTACAACATCATTTTGGAATCCAAAACAGAACCTCAAGTTGAAATAGTTGTTTCACGGCCTATTGG AGACATTCCAAGAATTCCAGAAACGTCACACCCTCCTTTAGAATCTA GTTCAAGTTCCTTCGAGTCCCAGAAGATGGAACGCCCCGCTATATCGGTTGTGTCCCCCACGAGTCCCGGGACCCTGAGAGACGCGCCCCAGCTGCTGCCCGGACAGCTCTCG GTGAAACTGTGGTACGACAAAGTGGGCCACCAGTTGATAGTCAACGTGCTCCAGGCCACAGACCTACCAGCCCGGCTGGACGGGCGACCCAGGAACCCTTATGTCAAAATGTACTTCCTCCCGGACAGGAG CGACAAGAGCAAACGACGAACCAAGACGGTGAAGAAGAGCTCGGAGCCCAAGTGGAACCAGACCTTCATCTACTCACACGTGCACCGGCGGGACTTCAGGGAGCGCATGCTGGAGATCACTGTGTGGGACCAGCCCCgcgtgcaggaggaggagagcgacTTCCTGGGGGAG ATCCTGATCGAGCTGGAGACGGCCCTCCTGGATGACAAACCCCACTGGTACAAGCTGCAGACGCACGACGTGTCgtccctgcccctcccccacccctcgccCTACCTGCCCCGGAGGCACATTCACACCGACAGCCCCAGCAAGAAGCTGcaga GGTCTCAGCGAATCACAGATGCAGATTATGATGATGGTATTGGAGTGGTTTCTacag CGGGTGAGGGGCGTTcgcgggagagggagagagagagagagagggacaggtcCAGCACACTGGCAGTGCCCGAACAGCAGAGAGCCACTCACCATCGCTCACGCTCCGTGTCCCCACACCGAGAGGACCAGGACAGACCCCGCTCCCGCCCCCCCAGCGTGCCCCTACAGAG GAGTCTGGATGAGATCCATCACGGCCGGCAGTCCCGTTCCCCCACACGGTACCGGGGGCACCAGGACCGGGACTACCCTGACGACAG TGAAGTCATCATGCTGCACCGAACAGTCCGGGGCAGGAGCGCGGAATGCCTGCACACTCAGAG GAGCTCGGCTAGGTACAGTAAAACGCTGCCACCAAAGATGCCTCTGTTAGTGAATGGCATTCATAAAGACATATACAG TGATCTTCAGCCTGGTCTTGACAGGGTTAGGAGTGCTAGCACCAACTGTTTGAGACCAGATACTAGTTTCCATTCACCCGAGCGAGAAAG AGCGCACCCCCACGGGAGCCCCTCCACGGCCCCCTCCACAGGAACCCCCACGCCAGGCCGCAGGGGGAGACAGCTGCCACAGCTTCCTGCCAAAAGCAGCAGCATAGAGCAag AACAAGTAGATAACCTGTCTGATGAAAAAG tGCTGGCAGTGGAGGAGAGGGCGAGgcagatgcagatgcagatgaGGGGGCATTCCTACAGGACGGTGGCCAAATCCAGCCAGGAGTCGGCCAGGGAGCTCAAGAACAAACGAGAG CTTTACAAGGAGCAGCGACGGAGCTGTGACAACGTGTCCGCCAAGTCCTCGGACAGCGACATCAGCGACGTGTCAGCCATCTCTCACGCCAGCAGTGCCTCCCGCATCAGTAGCACCAGCTACATGTCCATACAGTCAGAGCGACCCAGGGGACGGCTCAG ccgtcAGATGCGCCCGTCAGGGCGGAGCATGCTGAAGAGCACGAGCGTGAGCGGGGAGATCTACTCGCTGGAGCGCACGGACGGCAGCCAATCGGATACGGCGCTGGGCACCCTGGGCGCCGCGTCGAAGAAGCGGCGGTCCAGCCTTAGCGCCCGGGTGGTGGCCATCGTCGGCCTGCCGTCACGGCGCAGCCGCAGCACCTCACAGCTCAGCCAGACCG aggccGCCAGCAAGAAGTCAAAGGGGCAGATCCAGCGCAGCCAGGAAACGGGCATGGCGGTGGAGTACCCACGCAATGCTATGGCACGCCAGGCCAGCCGGGAGTCCACAGACGGCAGCATGAACAGCTACAGCTCTGAGGGAAA TCTCATTTTCTCAGGGGTGCGGCTGGGGGCTGACAGCCAGTTTAGTGACTTCCTGGACGGCCTCGGTCCTGCGCAGCTGGTGGGAAGACAAACCCTTGCCACCCCTGCCATGG GAGACATTCAGATCGGCCTGATGGACAAGAAGGggcagctggaggtggaggtgatcagagCGCGTGGCCTCACACCAAAACCAGGATCCAAATCACTCCCAG CTCCATATGTCAAGGTGTATTTGCTGGATAATGGAGCATGTAAAGCCAAAAAGAAAACCAAGATTGCACGGAAAACCCTGGATCCTCTGTACCAGCAGGCCCTGCTCTTCGATGAGAGCCCGCAGGGCAAAGTGCTACAG gtgATAGTCTGGGGAGACTATGGGCGAATGGACCACAAATGCTTCATGGGAGTCGCACAGATCCTATTGGAGGAGCTGGACCTATCCAGTACGGTGATTGGCTGGTACAAACTGTTTCCCCCCTCCTCGTTGGTGGACCCCACGTTAGCCCCCCTCACGCGACGAGCTTCCCAGTCATCGCTCGACAGTTCGTCAGGACCTCCGGGCATCCGATCCTAG